The proteins below are encoded in one region of Chroogloeocystis siderophila 5.2 s.c.1:
- a CDS encoding TetR/AcrR family transcriptional regulator has translation MVAKAGKAAKQVRDAEATKTAILDAAEAEFAQYGLNAAKTEEIAAKTGVTKAMIYYYFKSKEDLYVAVLERVFFGRYMDSIQPEELEQLPPEEALEKLIRRQIATDFNYPNLGPIQIHEALQNQGKYYQHVLSSDRAQQVFGIVTRILERGIAEGCFRKLHPQHTIVNIMGACNFYFTAYENMKYLWQGAPLLNPETVEQHAQEVVDLILAGVRNQQTSK, from the coding sequence GTGGTAGCTAAAGCAGGAAAAGCAGCAAAACAGGTGCGGGATGCAGAAGCAACAAAAACAGCAATACTTGATGCAGCCGAAGCAGAATTTGCGCAATACGGTTTAAATGCGGCGAAGACAGAAGAGATTGCGGCGAAAACAGGCGTCACCAAGGCAATGATTTACTACTACTTCAAAAGTAAAGAAGATCTCTACGTCGCAGTGTTGGAGCGTGTTTTTTTTGGTAGGTACATGGATTCAATTCAGCCAGAGGAACTCGAACAATTACCGCCTGAAGAAGCATTAGAAAAACTCATCCGGCGACAAATCGCGACTGACTTTAATTATCCGAATCTTGGTCCGATTCAAATTCATGAAGCGCTGCAAAATCAAGGTAAGTATTACCAACACGTTCTCAGTAGCGATCGCGCACAGCAAGTCTTTGGTATTGTGACAAGAATTTTAGAGCGGGGAATTGCAGAAGGATGCTTCCGCAAACTTCATCCACAGCACACCATAGTGAATATTATGGGAGCTTGTAATTTCTACTTTACTGCCTACGAGAATATGAAGTATCTTTGGCAAGGCGCGCCATTACTTAATCCAGAAACAGTAGAACAACATGCTCAAGAAGTTGTTGATTTAATTCTGGCTGGTGTTAGAAATCAACAGACAAGTAAGTAG